One region of Miscanthus floridulus cultivar M001 chromosome 19, ASM1932011v1, whole genome shotgun sequence genomic DNA includes:
- the LOC136526663 gene encoding BTB/POZ and MATH domain-containing protein 1-like, which produces MLGSGFLELKLDYSQAKNLPIGDVIYSQNFSAGGYLWRIRCYPRGNNKDDRGDYLSLFLELVTQSATNVTAVFDAFLLRGDGAASPVHQNRCVRAHPPEGFCAWGWSHFARWRDLELESSSSAPDGRVTFVCGVIVLHGAAPTPPPPDVATSLGRLLDCGDGSDVAFAVGGETFRAHRAVLAARSPVLRAGLLGSMAEATTPAVTIHDIEPETFGAMLRFMYTDTLPAELDGEGSSSENFFLALLAAADRYAVDMLKVVCAQRLRDMLSVDNVGAILICAEVHGCPELKNKCLEFFVEDKNFKKVVLTEGYVQLIQSFPSLFDEIKARIEAKDERVLQEKGSMYFDFSVVKSRYLDPLTKLFGVFGCT; this is translated from the coding sequence ATGTTGGGCTCCGGATTTCTCGAGCTCAAGCTCGACTACTCGCAAGCCAAGAACCTCCCCATCGGCGATGTCATCTACTCCCAAAACTTCTCCGCCGGCGGCTACCTCTGGCGGATCAGGTGCTACCCGCGAGGCAATAACAAAGACGACAGGGGCGACTACCTGTCACTGTTCCTGGAGCTCGTCACCCAGTCAGCCACCAACGTGACGGCCGTCTTCGACGCCTTCCTCCTGCGCGGCGACGGCGCGGCGTCGCCGGTGCACCAGAACCGGTGCGTGCGCGCGCACCCGCCGGAGGGCTTCTGCGCGTGGGGGTGGAGCCACTTCGCGCGGTGGAGGGACCTGGAGCTCgagtcgtcgtcgtcggcgccCGACGGCCGTGTGACGTTCGTGTGCGGGGTCATCGTCCTGCacggcgccgcgcccacgccgccgccgcctgacgTCGCGACCAGCCTCGGCCGCCTGCTTGACTGCGGCGACGGCTCGGACGTCGCGTTCGCTGTCGGCGGCGAGACGTTCCGGGCGCACCGGGCCGTTCTCGCGGCGCGCTCGCCGGTGCTCAGGGCGGGGCTCCTCGGATCCATGGCGGAGGCCACCACGCCCGCCGTCACGATACACGACATCGAGCCGGAGACGTTCGGGGCCATGCTGCGGTTCATGTACACCGACACGCTGCCCGCGGAGCTCGACGGCGAGGGCTCGTCGTCGGAGAACTTTTTCCTGGCGCTGCTCGCGGCGGCGGACCGCTACGCGGTGGACATGCTCAAGGTCGTGTGTGCGCAGAGGCTGCGTGACATGCTGTCGGTGGACAACGTGGGTGCGATCCTGATCTGCGCCGAGGTGCACGGCTGCCCGGAGCTGAAGAACAAGTGCCTCGAGTTCTTcgtcgaggacaagaacttcaAGAAGGTGGTCTTGACGGAAGGGTACGTTCAGCTGATTCAGAGCTTCCCTTCACTTTTTGATGAGATCAAAGCGCGCATCGAGGCGAAGGACGAGCGCGTTTTGCAGGAGAAGGGATCGATGTATTTTGACTTTAGCGTGGTTAAATCCCGCTATTTGGATCCGTTGACAAAACTGTTCGGAGTGTTCGGCTGCACTTAA
- the LOC136529281 gene encoding multiprotein-bridging factor 1c-like: protein MPTGRLSGNITQDWEPVVLRRTKPKASDLKSAKAVNQALRSGAAVETVRKSAAGTNKHSAPAVAPARKLDETTEPAAVERVAAEVRAAIQKARVAKGWSQAELAKRINERAQVVQEYESGKAAPAQAVLAKMERALVVKLRGKGVGAPLQAAGGK from the coding sequence ATGCCGACGGGTAGGCTGAGCGGCAACATCACCCAGGACTGGGAGCCGGTGGTTCTGCGCCGGACGAAACCGAAGGCGTCCGACCTCAAGTCGGCGAAGGCGGTGAACCAGGCGCTGCGGTCGGGCGCGGCCGTGGAGACGGTGCGCAAGTCGGCGGCGGGCACGAACAAGCACTCCGCGCCCGCGGTGGCGCCCGCGCGTAAGCTGGACGAGACGACGGAGCCGGCGGCGGTGGAGCGGGTGGCGGCCGAGGTGCGCGCGGCGATCCAGAAGGCGCGCGTGGCCAAAGGGTGGAGCCAGGCGGAGCTGGCGAAGCGCATCAACGAGCGCGCGCAGGTGGTGCAGGAGTACGAGAGCGGCAAGGCGGCGCCGGCCCAGGCCGTGCTCGCCAAGATGGAGCGCGCCCTCGTGGTCAAGCTCCGCGGGAAGGGCGTCGGCGCGCCCCTGCAGGCGGCCGGCGGCAAGTGA
- the LOC136526662 gene encoding BTB/POZ and MATH domain-containing protein 3-like: protein MGRDGAPSLSHAKWSSEIAAGGPDHTPVIGWHKFVKRSKLESSCYLVDGCVTFVCGIIDLNGNDRVPVPPTDLVDHLGHLLECTDGSDVSFSVGGETFCAHRAILAARSLVFKTQLFGSMADAQMDRITLHDVQPAAFRILLRFLYTDALPSDTELVKDLESSSATDLLQHLLAAADMYQLDRLKLMCAQKLWDRVSPETVAAMLFCAEMHNCPELKKRCIDFFVEEKNIRSVALTEGYLRLMQGFPSVIEEIRARLVNALKSSTSDYSAEDMLFRVQRDETVLQRYALKEFRSCKRLQGRLATVVACTRSIDLLLDRAAGWEVAFPVSAETFRAHRAVVTSPVF from the exons ATGGGAAGAGACGGGGCACCATCGTTGTCCCATGCAAAATGGTCAAGCGAGATCGCTGCTGGTGGCCCCGATCATACACCGGTAATTGGGTGGCACAAGTTCGTGAAGCGCAGCAAGCTCGAGTCGAGTTGTTACCTCGTCGATGGCTGCGTGACATTTGTATGTGGAATCATAGATCTCAACGGCAACGACCGTGTGCCGGTGCCTCCCACGGACTTGGTCGACCATCTCGGACACCTGCTGGAGTGCACCGACGGCTCAGACGTCTCCTTCTCGGTCGGCGGCGAGACGTTCTGCGCACACCGGGCGATCCTCGCCGCCCGCTCTCTGGTCTTCAAGACGCAGCTCTTCGGCTCCATGGCGGACGCCCAGATGGACCGCATCACGCTGCACGACGTCCAGCCAGCAGCTTTCCGGATCCTGCTGCGGTTCCTGTACACCGACGCACTGCCCTCGGACACAGAGCTCGTCAAAGATCTTGAGAGCTCTTCGGCCACAGACTTGCTCCAGCATCTGCTTGCGGCGGCAGACATGTACCAGCTGGACAGGCTGAAGCTCATGTGTGCGCAGAAGCTATGGGACCGTGTGTCGCCGGAGACTGTGGCGGCGATGTTGTTCTGCGCTGAGATGCACAACTGCCcggagctgaagaagaggtgcaTCGACTTCTTTGTGGAGGAGAAGAACATCAGGAGTGTGGCGCTGACGGAGGGCTACTTGCGCCTGATGCAGGGCTTCCCGTCAGTTATAGAGGAGATCAGAGCAAGGCTA GTAAATGCACTGAAGTCTAGCACTTCTGATTACTCTGCTGAAGATATGCTCTTCAGAGTTCAGAGAGATGAAACAGTTCTTCAGAGGTATGCACTGAAAGAGTTCAGAT CTTGTAAGCGGCTCCAGGGACGGCTCGCCACCGTCGTCGCATGCACGCGCTCC ATCGACCTCCTACTGGACCGCGCCGCCGGTTGGGAAGTCGCGTTCCCGGTCAGCGCCGAGACGTTCCGCGCGCACCGGGCCGTGGTCACCTCGCCGGTGTTCTGA
- the LOC136527759 gene encoding aldehyde dehydrogenase family 2 member C4-like, with the protein MGSKSNRSGADRTVGEEEKKKKRGELFEVPEIKFTKLFINGSFVDAASGRTFETRDPRTGDVIATVAEADKVDVDSAVRAARDAFDHGEWPRMSGSERGRIIARFADLVEQHADELAALESLDAGKHPAITKAVDFGNAAGSLRYFAGAADKIHGETLKMQAQFQGYTLREPLGVAGIIIPWNFPSTMFAIKVAPALAAGCAMVVKPAEQTPLSALYFAHLAKQAGIPDGVINVVPGFGSTAGAALASHMDVDMVTFTGSTEVGRLIMKASAESNLKPVYLELGGKSPLIIFDDADLDMAVELAVSANFFNKGEACVSASRVYVQERIYSRFEEKLAERMKSWVVGDPFSDPRANQGPQVDKVQYERVLSYIDHGKREGATLLTGGRPCGQKEKGYYIEPTVFTNVKEDMIIAKEEIFGPVMCLMKFKTVEEAIARANDTRYGLGAGVVTRDLDVVNRVVRAVRAGVVWVNCYFAMGSDCPFGGRKMSGFGKDEGMHALDKYLALKSVVTPLRASPWM; encoded by the exons atggggaGCAAGAGCAATCGCAGCGGCGCGGACCGGACGGTgggagaggaggagaagaagaagaagcgcgGGGAGCTGTTCGAGGTGCCGGAGATCAAGTTCACCAAGCTCTTCATCAACGGATCCTTCGTCGACGCCGCCTCAG GCCGGACGTTTGAGACCAGGGACCCGCGCACAGGCGACGTCATAGCCACCGTCGCCGAGGCTGACAAAGTGGACGTGGACTCGGCAGTGAGGGCAGCCAGGGACGCCTTCGATCATGGCGAGTGGCCACGCATGTCTGGATCC GAACGGGGGCGGATCATAGCGAGGTTCGCCGACCTGGTGGAGCAGCACGCGGACGAGCTGGCGGCGCTCGAGAGCCTGGACGCCGGGAAGCACCCGGCCATCACCAAGGCCGTCGACTTCGGGAACGCCGCGGGAAGCCTGCGGTACTTCGCCGGCGCGGCCGACAAGATCCACGGCGAGACGCTCAAGATGCAGGCGCAGTTCCAGGGGTACACCCTGCGCGAGCCGCTCGGCGTCGCCGGGATCATCATCCCGTGGAACTTTCCCTCCACCATGTTCGCCATCAAGGTCGCCCCCGCGTTGGCCGCCGGCTGCGCCATGGTCGTCAAGCCCGCCGAGCAGACGCCGCTCAGCGCCCTCTACTTTGCCCACCTCGCCAAGCAGGCGGGGATCCCGGATGGCGTCATCAATGTCGTGCCTGGCTTCGGTTCAACGGCGGGAGCTGCACTCGCGTCTCACATGGACGTTGACATG GTGACTTTCACTGGATCCACAGAGGTTGGGCGCCTCATAATGAAGGCCTCCGCGGAGAGCAACCTGAAGCCTGTTTACCTCGAGCTCGGCGGCAAGTCCCCGCTCATCATCTTCGACGACGCGGACCTCGACATGGCCGTCGAGCTCGCCGTCAGCGCCAACTTCTTCAACAAG GGAGAAGCCTGCGTCTCTGCGAGCCGTGTGTACGTGCAGGAACGCATCTACAGCAGATTCGAGGAGAAATTGGCagagaggatgaagagctgggTCGTGGGAGACCCTTTCAGTGATCCTCGTGCCAACCAGGGCCCTCAG GTGGACAAGGTTCAGTATGAGAGGGTGCTCAGCTACATCGACCATGGCAAGCGAGAAGGGGCCACTCTTCTGACCGGAGGGAGACCCTGTGGCCAGAAAGAGAAAGGTTACTACATTGAGCCCACAGTTTTCACCAACGTCAAGGAGGACATGATCATAGCAAAGGAGGAGATCTTCGGACCTGTCATGTGCCTGATGAAGTTCAA GACGGTGGAGGAGGCGATCGCTCGGGCGAACGACACTCGGTACGGGCTGGGCGCGGGGGTGGTGACCCGGGACCTGGACGTGGTGAACCGGGTGGTGAGGGCGGTGCGCGCCGGGGTGGTGTGGGTCAACTGCTACTTCGCCATGGGCAGCGACTGCCCCTTCGGCGGCCGCAAGATGAGCGGCTTCGGCAAGGACGAGGGCATGCACGCGCTCGATAAGTACCTCGCCCTCAAGTCCGTCGTCACCCCGCTGCGGGCCTCGCCATGGATGTGA